The DNA segment GTGCGTCTTTGCGACGGTCGATCGCGCTGCCCACGTAGACCTCGACGTTGTCGATCGATGCGCTGGCGCCGTCGGGCAGCCGAAGGTCCAGCGATCCGAACTTCATGTCGAGCTCGATGACCACGACGGGCCCGGCAAAGCGGGCCTTGACGAGGTCGAGGTATATCGAGCCCAGCCGGCGCACCAGCGCCAGCCGGGTGGGCACAATCCACTCGCCCTGGCGCTTGAGCGAACCGGCCCAGCCGCGCAGCTCCACCCGGTCGGCCGCGGATGTGACGATCGCGCCCGGCCCGGGCAGGTCACCGACAAGACCGTCCAGCTCGGTTCGGGTGCGCGCGTAGGACACTCGCGACGAGCGTTGCTCGAACTCGTCGATGTCGATCAGCCCAAGCGCGACGGCGTTGTGTAGCCGCCGCAGGGTGCCGTTGCGATCGGCGTCCGACACCCGCAACGCCACCATGTCCCTACCGGTCTCCGTCATGGCCATTCCTGATGTTCTGCCGCCGGCGATGTTCCGCTTACCCTCGCAACCTACCGCTGCCGCTCCACGGCGCCCGGTGATTGTCGCCAGCGATGACGTCCGATGCGCACCGCCGCTGCCGGCTAGCAAACATCAGGTTACAGGCGGCCGGATCAGCGGATGCAACAAAGATCTCCGAACCCAGGGCCTTGGCGCCTGATCACGATACGATCGACCATTGTCGATGAGTTGTCGCTGACCCCGGCGAAACATCGCATGACCTCGCGATCATGACGCATTGCGAGGTGTCAGATGTCGTTTGTGATTGCAACGCCGGAGTTGGTAATGGCTGCGGCAACTTGCGCGAGTTCTTTGCTTCGCGACCCGAAGAAGCAGGATCAGAACCCGATTGGGAGGCCCATCTGCAGGTGGTAGCGGAGTCGCGCCGTCGCGGCCTCGCCGCGACATGATCTTCGTCGATACCAACGTCTTCATGTATGCGGTTGGTCGCGATCATCCACTGCGAACGCCCGCCCGTGAGTTCCTGGAGCACAGCCTGGAACACAAAGACCGCCTTGTCACGTCAGCCGAGGTCGCGCAGGAACTGCTGCACACGTATCTGCCCGTCGGCCGGATCTCGACGCTGGACTCGGCATTGACGTTGGCCCGGGAGCTGGCGGAAATCTGGCCCGTCGAGGTGGCCGACGTCGTCCACGCCCGCACACTGCACAACCGCCACCCCGGTCTCGGTGCGCGCGATCTGCTTCACCTGGCATGCTGCCAGCGTCGCGGTGTCACCCGGATCAAGACGTTCGACCCAGCACTGGCCAGCGCATTCGGATCCTGACGCG comes from the Mycobacterium shinjukuense genome and includes:
- a CDS encoding DUF1707 SHOCT-like domain-containing protein, which encodes MTETGRDMVALRVSDADRNGTLRRLHNAVALGLIDIDEFEQRSSRVSYARTRTELDGLVGDLPGPGAIVTSAADRVELRGWAGSLKRQGEWIVPTRLALVRRLGSIYLDLVKARFAGPVVVIELDMKFGSLDLRLPDGASASIDNVEVYVGSAIDRRKDAPAEGTPHVVLTGQVVFGSVVIRGPRRALLRRRHNG
- a CDS encoding type II toxin-antitoxin system VapC family toxin encodes the protein MIFVDTNVFMYAVGRDHPLRTPAREFLEHSLEHKDRLVTSAEVAQELLHTYLPVGRISTLDSALTLARELAEIWPVEVADVVHARTLHNRHPGLGARDLLHLACCQRRGVTRIKTFDPALASAFGS